From the genome of Sulfurimonas paralvinellae:
CCTTTTACCACAGTACACTCAAAACGATCGATGATGCAACTTCTTTTACGGCAGAACAAAGAGTTTTTAGCATTTTTAAAAGCGGTTTCTGAAAAAGATTATGACAAAATCAATACACTGCTGCAGAAAAATCCGAACTTTCAAGAGATACCCTCCTACATTGCTCTGTATACCCAAATAGAAGATGATCTTAATAGACTGAAAAAACAGATAGATAAAGGTGAGATATCCAAGGCTATGAATATGATAAAAGAGCTGCAAAAGATATCTTCGTTAAAACAAGAACTGCATAGTCTATATAAACAGGCACTCGAAGCCAAAAAGCTGCTTCACTATTATGAAAAAGAGAACTTTAAAGAATGCTATGAAACACTTGATGAGAATCCTGAACTTGAGTCCATGCAGCTGGCACAACTCTTGGAAAAACACTGGAACAAGCTCATTGACAAAGGTGAAATGTATGCGCTTGAAGGGAATATAAAAGCACTTAAGGAGACTTTTGGAGAATTACTGCATATAAGTACACGTAGAAATAAGATAGGGGATCTCCTGCGACTAAGCTTTCACAGTAAAATAAAGCAGGGACTTCATCAGCGTAACTACAGAGCTGCAGAAAATCTCATCTACTCTTATATTGACATATTTGGAATGGATAGCGAAATAAAACAACTCATGAATGGTTTTGAAAAAGTGACGCAGACAAAACTTGCCATTACTTTTAACCAGCAAAAACATAAAGAACGCAACAGCTGGATTTACTCGGAAATCCTATAAGGATATCTCTAAACTTTTTTTTCAATTCCCATAAGCTGGATCAACTCTTCCACCGTTGCTTCAAATTTTTCAATATACATCGCACCCTGGGCAATAAAGCGCATCATTGCATCCTTTTTCTCTATAGCCTCATCAAGCTCTGCATCACTGCCCTGAACATAAGCGCCTATTCGGATAAGTGTCTCGTTCTCTTTGAGCAGCGTATAGAGACGGCGAAACTTCATAACCGCTTGAAAATGTTCCTGAGAGATAATGTCGTTCATCACCCTTGAGGCTGAGTTGAGAATATGCACAGGCGGGTAGATACCAAAGTCTGTCATCTCACGTGAGAGTACGATATGTCCATCCAAAATAGAACGGGATTGGTCAGCAATAGGGTCACTCATATCATCCCCTTCGATAAGAACGGTAAAAAATGCGGTAATACTCCCTTTACCCTCTTCTTTGCCTGCCCGCTCCATCAACTGCGGTAAAAGTGTCAAAGATGACGGCGGATAGCCTTTTGAAGTCGGCGGTTCGCCAAGAGCCAACCCTATCTCACGCTGCGCCATTGCAAAACGTGTTACCGAGTCCATGATAAAAAGGACATCCTCTCCTTTATCTTTAAAGTATTCTGCCACGCTCATTGCTGCAAAAGCACCATATTTACGCATAAGCGGCGAATCATCGGAAGTTGCTACTATGATAACGGTATTTGTTAGATCACCACCCAAATTTTTCTCTATAAACTCAGGAACTTCACGCCCACGCTCACCAATGAGGGCTACAACTTTAATAGGGGCATCTGCACCACGGACGATCATTCCCATCAGTGTCGATTTTCCTACGCCGCTTCCAGCAAAGATGCCAAGCTTTTGTCCTTTACCGCAAGTAAGCAGTCCGTCGATACTTTTGACACCGACAGAAAAGACCTCATCGATCATTCCGCGCTTCATCGCTGCAATCGGTGCTTTGATAATAGGCGCCATTTTAGAAGACCTGATCGAGCCTTTGCCGTCGATTGGCCGCATGAATGGATCTACAACACGCCCAAGCAGGGAAGAACCTACAGGAATATTCAGCCCTGTAGAATCCAAAAAGACCCTGTCACCTGAACGAAAGCCTTCAACAAAAGAAAACGGGGTTATGTAAAATAGACCACCGTCTATTTCAGTAACCATGCCGACCGTTTCGAGCGTACTCTCGTTGGAAACCACTTTTACCATATCACTGATGCTTACATTCAATCCGCGTGCGGTAATAACAGTTGCATTGATTTTAACGACTTCACCAAAAGCTACCGAGTAATTTTTCTGCGCAAGTTTTTCTTTTAGTGAACTCAGCGGCATAATCTAGTATCTACTTCCCGATGGAGAATTGATAAGTGAGAAGAATTCAGCCCGTGTCTTTTCATCTTTTTTAAAGAGTCCGCGAAGTGCTGAAGATGTCGTTGTGGAGTTTATCTTCTCAACACCACGCATCTCCATACACATATGGCGAGCCTGAATGACAACCGCTACGCCCTTTGGCGCGATTGTATCCATGATTGCATCGGCAATCTGCTCTGTAAGCTGCTCTTGAATCTGCATACGGCGTGCAAAGACATTGACTACACGAGGAATCTTTGAAAGTCCGACCACTTTACCGTCAGGAATATAGGCGACATGAACCCGTCCTATGATTGGCAGCAGATGATGCTCACAAGTAGAATAGAACTCTATATCTTTGATAAGAACCATCTCATCGTTCGAGCTTGTAAAAAGTGCTGAAGAAAGAATCTCTTTTGGATCTTCTTTATAACCGCCATAGATAAATTCATAGGCTTTTCTGACACGTTTTGGCGTATCAAGCAGGCCCTCACGCGAAGGATCTTCTCCAACATGAACCATCATCGTTTTTACTGCATTTTCAAATGCTTCATTTTTATCTGACAATTTTTTTGCCTTCTTAAGATTTAATGCTGATAGGATATCAAGAGTTTGCTGAGAGTATAATTTGGTAAAAGTTCATTCCCACCCAAAAGGGTGGAAAATGTATGCTAGTGGATAAGAATATGAGGAACGATGAGAGGATATTTCTTCATTTTGCGGTAGATGTGTTTTCTCACCACCTGACGCAGATCACCCTCTAATGTTTTTGGACTGCCAATAAGCCCCGGCTTCATATTGATAAGGAAATTTTCAATGATCTCTTCCATCTCTTTTGCAAAAGCTTTATCTCGTTTATCCGGTACAATACCAAAGGTCGTAACTTTTGGTTTGTCCATCATCTTACCGGTCTGTTCACTCACCTGTGCAACCATCATAACCACACCGTCAGTTGCAAGTTTTTGGCGGTCAAGCACGATATCATCTTCAATCTCATGATTGTTTTGATTATCAATATATGTTTTACCTGTCTTGACCGTTTTGACTTTTCTCATATATTTCGGTGCAACTTCTATCTGCTCACCATCTGTCATCAAGAGAATATTTCTCTCGGGAACACCACACATCATTGCTGTCTCTTTATGTCTCATAACATGATTGTACTCACCGTGAACAGGTAAAAAGAACTTAGGATTGACAAGACGAAGCATCAATTTCTGTTCTTCCATAGAAGCGTGTCCTGAAACGTGTAAATCTCTGTCCATCGCAACTTTTGCACCGCCTTTTTGAAGGTGATTGAGCATTTGTGAAATGCTTCCTTCATTACCAGGAATCGCACGTGAAGAGAGAATAATCAAATCACTCGGTTTTATCTTGATATGTCTATGCTCACCGATACTCATTCTAAAGAGTGCCGAATTCGCTTCTCCTTGAGAACCCGTTGTCACAATAAGAACATCTTTGTCATTCATGCGTGCAACTTCATCTGCATCAACAAAAATATTTTTCGGAAATTTAATATAGTCATACTGTAGAGCGACTTCAATGTTTCTCTCCATAGAACGGCCGATAACACAAACCTTACGTCCATACTTGATTCCGTACTGAATTGCCTGATAGACACGGTGAATGTTCGAGCTGAACGTCGAGAGGATAATACGCCCTTCTGCTTTAGAGAAGACTCTGTCAAGTGCCGGTGCTACAGAAAGTTCTGAAGGTGTTGGAGCAGGGTTATGTGAATTCGTTGAATCACTCAACAAACACAACACACCTTTATCTCCATAATGCGCCAAGCGATGCAAGTCGGCAGTATATCCATCAACCGGTGTATGGTCGATTTTAAAGTCACCCGTGTGAATGATAGTTCCAGCTTCTGTCGTAATTGCAAGTGAAGAAGAATCTAAAATAGAGTGTGTCATATGCATCCACTCGATCTCAAAGTCATTTCCGATTTTATAGACTTTACGTTTCTCAACCGGATTGAAATATTTTCTAAACTCTTTAAGGTGATGTTCATCAAATTTGTTACCAATCATTGCAAGAGGAAGCGGTGTTCCATAGATAGGAAACTGCATTTCTCTAAAAAGGTACGGAACCGCACCGATATGATCTTCGTGTGCGTGTGTGATTATAATACCGACGATCTTGTCTTTTATCTCACGAATATAAGAAAAATCAGGCACTAAGATATCAACTCCATGCATCTCTTCATCTGGAAAACTCATACCGACATCTATCAAGATCGCTTCATTATCTGTTTCGAACACAGCAATATTTCCACCGATCTCACCAAGGCCGCCAAGCGGTGTGATACGCACTTTTGCTTTTGAGTCCAGGTTCAATTTATAATGAGGGTTCAATCTCTGTTTATGAACTTCCTGATTTTTAATGACAAATGATTTTAGTGTATCATCGACTGGAGCAGGGCCTCTTTTGTGTCGGTTACGGCTTTTATTGCGGTTATTGTTACTCGGTTTTGCATTTTGGTTCTTATTTTGGCTGTTTTTATCAGCACCTTGCCTATTTTGATTATTATTAGGCTTACGATTGTTGTTTCTTCTGTTGTTATTTGGTTTGCGGTCTGTTTGAGGTTTGCTTTGCTGCTGCGCCTCTTTCTTTTCTTCTGCCATCCAAACTCCTTATTTAAATTATTTTATAGAGTTGGTGATAGTCCTTCGTGCTAACTTGATGAGGGCGAATCGTTAATGTAAGTCCAAGCTTTTCAAAAGCCTCTTGAAGTGTTACTTTCTCATATTTAGAAGAGAGATTTTTCATCAAAGTCTTGCGAGGCTGCGTAAATGCAACTCTAAGCATATCCTCGAATTCTTTTTCACTTCTGTCTCTACTCTTTTGTATAAGAAAAACTGCAGAGTCAACTTTGGGCTGTGGATCAAATGCAGTTGGCGGAACTTTCACGATTAATCTCGCGTCTCCTACACTTTGAGCAATAATGCCCAACGAACCAAATACTTTCTCTCCACTTTCTGCGCAAAACTTTTCTGCAACTTCAAGCTGTACCATTACAAGTATGTTCTTACACATTGGATCTGCGAGTGCTTTGAGTATGATGTTCGTAGCTATATAGTAGGGCAGGTTTGCCACTAAGTCATACGGCTCATCTATCAAAGTATTCTTCCAAGCTTCTAAAACATCTCCACAATGAATGTGAAGTCGCTTGGTAGCGATCTCTTCTTTAAACGTAGTTTGTAATAGTTTACATAAATCGGTATCTACCTCAAAAGCTTCTACACTTTTGACATCAACTAAAAATTTAGTTAAATCACCTAAGCCAGGCCCAATCTCTACGACTTTATTGTCATTTTTGGGCATCGCTTCGACGATTTTTCTTAAAATGGACTCATCTTTTAGAAAGTTTTGTCCAAACTTCTTCTTTGCTACAACACTTTCTCTATTCATAGTGCTTAGTCTATACTAAAAATACTTATAAAAAGGTAACAAAATGAAAAAAGTAACTTTTTTCATCCTATTTACTTCATTACAGAGTCTATTTTTTCCTGTATTACCGCTTCTAGTCTTCTTTCTAGTCTTTCAACTTCATCGACAAATTCTTTAGCATCTCTTTGCATGTTCTTTAATAAATTATCAACATGTTTCTGCTCTGCATCAGAAATATTTTGTCGTTTCGCACCCATGAGTTTTGAAAAAAAGCCCGCTTTATTTGTTTCTGAAAAAAATGTATTGTATATTTCAGAGTATCTTTCATGTAACTGTTGATGGAGTGTTTCAATGTTTTGCATACATTCCAAAGGATTGTTCGAAAGCTTTTTGAGCTTTTGTCCCTCCTTGTAAAACCACTTTCCAAACTCACTTTCCCGTGGATCAATAGGAGGTATTCCCTGATCATTTTTTGTTCCTGCAATAAGATTTTTCGCCTTATCTATCCACTGTAAATTTGCTAGCTTTGCTTTTTGCAAATCTTCTATAATTTCTTCTTTTGTCATTTCATTCCATTAATAATTGTTATACATTATAATACGGAATAGATTAAACCAGCATAAAGTCATTTTAATGAATTGTTTCACGTGAAACAAATTGGTCATTAAGCCTAAAAGTGTATAATTTTAAAATGAAAAATTATTTTGCTAAAAGAATCATTCCATGCTTGGATGTCAAAGATGGCCGTGTTGTCAAAGGTGTCAACTTCGTCGGTCTTAAGGATGCAGGCGATCCAGTAGAGGTTGCACGCAGATACAACGAAGAGGGTGCCGATGAACTTACCTTTTTGGATATAACAGCTTCATCCGACAATCGAGATACTATCGTCGATATCGTTGCTCAAGTGGCACGTGAAATCTTCATACCGCTGACTGTAGGCGGAGGCATACGTAAACTCGAAGATATCTATAAACTTTTGAATGTCGGATGCGATAAAGTCAGTGTAAATTCTGCAGCCATCAAACGCCCTGAACTTATCGATGAAGGTGCAAAGCGTTTTGGCTCACAATGTATCGTTACGGCAATAGATGTCAAACGAAATGAGAATGGAAGCTACAATGTCTATCTCAATGGTGGGCGTGTCGATACAGGCATAGATGCACTTGAATGGGCAAAAGAAGTTGTAGAGCGTGGAAGTGGCGAGATCCTGCTTACATCTATGGATGCAGATGGTACAAAAGCCGGTTTTGAGTTAAATATAACCGAGCAGATATCAAAAGCCGTCAATGTCCCAGTTATAGCAAGCGGCGGGGCAGGAACGATGGAGCATATCAAAGAAGCTTTCGAACATGGTGCAGATGCAGCACTAGCCGCTTCTATCTTTCACTATAAAGAGATAGATATTATGGATCTCAAACACTATCTGCATGACAATGACATTCCGGTAAGACTATAACATAATGATAATCTGCGCAGGAAACAATGAAACATTTGATTTTGCTACTCCTATGGGAGTAGGACTGATAGAGACAACAATGAACCTCACGCGGCTTTGTCTTTTTGACAAACCTGAGTTTCTTCTCTTTGTAGGCACTGCCGGAAGCTATGGCCAAGCAGAGATATTTGACATTATAGAGAGCAAAACAGCAGCGAATATTGAACTCTCTTTTTTGACTAACGATGCTTACACTCCACTGGAAAATGTCATCACTACAAACCTAACAGACAAAAAAGACATTATAGTCAACTCATCTAACTACATCTCAACCAACGAAACGCTTACAAAAAACTTTTTAAAATTTGGCATCGGCATAGAAAATATGGAATATTTTGCCGTGTTATCTGTGGCAAAAGAGTTTGAGATACCTGCCGGCGGCGTTTTTTGCATAACAAACTATACAAACAAAAACGCTCATGAAGACTTTTTAAAGAACCACGACAAAGCAAAAGCATTACTTCAAGAACATGTCAAAAGACGTATAAAGGAACTAACATCATCATGAATGAAATAAAACCCTCTCTTTATGATTTCACCCTCAAAGATCTAACAGCGTTAGTCAAACCATCATTTCGCGCAAAACAGATCTATGGATGGCTCTATCACCAGTATGCCGATAACTATGAAGCTATGAAAAACATACCAAAAGCTATGAAAGAAGAACTAGCTGAAAAATATTTGGTAAATCCTATGAAAATTGTCCGTAAAGAAGAGTCGGATGACGGTACCATTAAATATCTCTTTGAACTGCAAGATGGCAAAACTGTCGAAGCTGTCTGGCTCAAGATGAAAGATGCCCAACATGATGAAGAAGGTAATCTCACGCAAGAGGCAAAATACACTATCTGTGTCTCCACACAGGTTGGATGCAAAGTGGGCTGCTCTTTTTGTCTTACTGCAAAAGGAGGCTTTACACGAGATCTCACTGCAGGTGAAATAGTGGGGCAGGTTGTCAATCTTAAACGTGACAACGACCACAAACATAACAGAAAGATAAACATTGTCTATATGGGCATGGGCGAGCCACTTGACAACCTTGACAATCTTGCTAAAGCCATCTCTATTTTTAAAGAAGAAGAGGGTCTGGCAATATCAGGAAAAAGACAAACAGTGAGCACAAGTGGTTTAAGCAACAAAATAGATCAATTGGGTTCAATGGACTTGGGAGTGCATATAGCTATTTCACTTCATGCAGTGGATGATGAACTGCGAACTGAACTTATTCCAATGAATAAAGCACATAACATCAATTCTATTATTGAAGCTGTAAAACGTTTTCCTATCGATACACGCAAACGTGTTATGTTTGAATACCTCGTTATAAAAGATAAGAATGATGATCTAGGGAGTGCTAAAAAGCTTGTTAAGCTACTCTCCGGTATAAAGGCCAAGGTCAATCTCATCTACTTCAATCCTTACCCTGGAACACCTTATGAGCGTCCAAGCTATGAAGACATGTTCGCTTTTCAGGAATACCTCATTAAACACGGGCTTCTTTCTACGATTAGAGACTCCAAAGGCATCGATATTTCTGCAGCCTGCGGACAGTTAAAAGAAAAAACAGTAAATGAGCTTTCAAACTAACAGATAGCAAACAACTCGAGGAGTATAATTTCACTCATATTATTTAAAGGCTTATTATGGGTGATTTAACGGGTGTAGATATCGCTGAAGTGATTTTATTGGTTGTTGTATTTGCAATAGGCGTAGGCGGATTTATCTGGGCTGCTACAAAAGAAGACTAATGGCAGATGGTACAACAAGTACAGAAGCATTGAAAAAACTAAGAAGTCGAGTGAAAAAGATCATTAAAAGAGATACTGCAGTATAAAAGGTGACGACCAACACACCAGGGAGGTCGTCTATGAATGTAATAATACCCTACTTTTCTTAAAAAAATCAAAATTTAGATTTCTTCTCTTAAAACAAATTATAAATCAAAAAATATATATAAATTTTCCTCAAGTGTGTATTATTCACACATTGTTCTAACTTGTGAATATCACATTGTTTTTTCTGATATAAATTGCAAATTTTTTTTACTTTTTAAGAAATTTTTTATATAAATAATAACTGAAACAAACACCTAGAATTTTG
Proteins encoded in this window:
- the rsmA gene encoding 16S rRNA (adenine(1518)-N(6)/adenine(1519)-N(6))-dimethyltransferase RsmA: MNRESVVAKKKFGQNFLKDESILRKIVEAMPKNDNKVVEIGPGLGDLTKFLVDVKSVEAFEVDTDLCKLLQTTFKEEIATKRLHIHCGDVLEAWKNTLIDEPYDLVANLPYYIATNIILKALADPMCKNILVMVQLEVAEKFCAESGEKVFGSLGIIAQSVGDARLIVKVPPTAFDPQPKVDSAVFLIQKSRDRSEKEFEDMLRVAFTQPRKTLMKNLSSKYEKVTLQEAFEKLGLTLTIRPHQVSTKDYHQLYKII
- the fliI gene encoding flagellar protein export ATPase FliI, yielding MPLSSLKEKLAQKNYSVAFGEVVKINATVITARGLNVSISDMVKVVSNESTLETVGMVTEIDGGLFYITPFSFVEGFRSGDRVFLDSTGLNIPVGSSLLGRVVDPFMRPIDGKGSIRSSKMAPIIKAPIAAMKRGMIDEVFSVGVKSIDGLLTCGKGQKLGIFAGSGVGKSTLMGMIVRGADAPIKVVALIGERGREVPEFIEKNLGGDLTNTVIIVATSDDSPLMRKYGAFAAMSVAEYFKDKGEDVLFIMDSVTRFAMAQREIGLALGEPPTSKGYPPSSLTLLPQLMERAGKEEGKGSITAFFTVLIEGDDMSDPIADQSRSILDGHIVLSREMTDFGIYPPVHILNSASRVMNDIISQEHFQAVMKFRRLYTLLKENETLIRIGAYVQGSDAELDEAIEKKDAMMRFIAQGAMYIEKFEATVEELIQLMGIEKKV
- the folE gene encoding GTP cyclohydrolase I FolE; translation: MSDKNEAFENAVKTMMVHVGEDPSREGLLDTPKRVRKAYEFIYGGYKEDPKEILSSALFTSSNDEMVLIKDIEFYSTCEHHLLPIIGRVHVAYIPDGKVVGLSKIPRVVNVFARRMQIQEQLTEQIADAIMDTIAPKGVAVVIQARHMCMEMRGVEKINSTTTSSALRGLFKKDEKTRAEFFSLINSPSGSRY
- the hisF gene encoding imidazole glycerol phosphate synthase subunit HisF; protein product: MKNYFAKRIIPCLDVKDGRVVKGVNFVGLKDAGDPVEVARRYNEEGADELTFLDITASSDNRDTIVDIVAQVAREIFIPLTVGGGIRKLEDIYKLLNVGCDKVSVNSAAIKRPELIDEGAKRFGSQCIVTAIDVKRNENGSYNVYLNGGRVDTGIDALEWAKEVVERGSGEILLTSMDADGTKAGFELNITEQISKAVNVPVIASGGAGTMEHIKEAFEHGADAALAASIFHYKEIDIMDLKHYLHDNDIPVRL
- a CDS encoding CZB domain-containing protein; translated protein: MTKEEIIEDLQKAKLANLQWIDKAKNLIAGTKNDQGIPPIDPRESEFGKWFYKEGQKLKKLSNNPLECMQNIETLHQQLHERYSEIYNTFFSETNKAGFFSKLMGAKRQNISDAEQKHVDNLLKNMQRDAKEFVDEVERLERRLEAVIQEKIDSVMK
- a CDS encoding purine-nucleoside phosphorylase — translated: MIICAGNNETFDFATPMGVGLIETTMNLTRLCLFDKPEFLLFVGTAGSYGQAEIFDIIESKTAANIELSFLTNDAYTPLENVITTNLTDKKDIIVNSSNYISTNETLTKNFLKFGIGIENMEYFAVLSVAKEFEIPAGGVFCITNYTNKNAHEDFLKNHDKAKALLQEHVKRRIKELTSS
- a CDS encoding ribonuclease J, giving the protein MAEEKKEAQQQSKPQTDRKPNNNRRNNNRKPNNNQNRQGADKNSQNKNQNAKPSNNNRNKSRNRHKRGPAPVDDTLKSFVIKNQEVHKQRLNPHYKLNLDSKAKVRITPLGGLGEIGGNIAVFETDNEAILIDVGMSFPDEEMHGVDILVPDFSYIREIKDKIVGIIITHAHEDHIGAVPYLFREMQFPIYGTPLPLAMIGNKFDEHHLKEFRKYFNPVEKRKVYKIGNDFEIEWMHMTHSILDSSSLAITTEAGTIIHTGDFKIDHTPVDGYTADLHRLAHYGDKGVLCLLSDSTNSHNPAPTPSELSVAPALDRVFSKAEGRIILSTFSSNIHRVYQAIQYGIKYGRKVCVIGRSMERNIEVALQYDYIKFPKNIFVDADEVARMNDKDVLIVTTGSQGEANSALFRMSIGEHRHIKIKPSDLIILSSRAIPGNEGSISQMLNHLQKGGAKVAMDRDLHVSGHASMEEQKLMLRLVNPKFFLPVHGEYNHVMRHKETAMMCGVPERNILLMTDGEQIEVAPKYMRKVKTVKTGKTYIDNQNNHEIEDDIVLDRQKLATDGVVMMVAQVSEQTGKMMDKPKVTTFGIVPDKRDKAFAKEMEEIIENFLINMKPGLIGSPKTLEGDLRQVVRKHIYRKMKKYPLIVPHILIH
- the rlmN gene encoding 23S rRNA (adenine(2503)-C(2))-methyltransferase RlmN, with protein sequence MNEIKPSLYDFTLKDLTALVKPSFRAKQIYGWLYHQYADNYEAMKNIPKAMKEELAEKYLVNPMKIVRKEESDDGTIKYLFELQDGKTVEAVWLKMKDAQHDEEGNLTQEAKYTICVSTQVGCKVGCSFCLTAKGGFTRDLTAGEIVGQVVNLKRDNDHKHNRKINIVYMGMGEPLDNLDNLAKAISIFKEEEGLAISGKRQTVSTSGLSNKIDQLGSMDLGVHIAISLHAVDDELRTELIPMNKAHNINSIIEAVKRFPIDTRKRVMFEYLVIKDKNDDLGSAKKLVKLLSGIKAKVNLIYFNPYPGTPYERPSYEDMFAFQEYLIKHGLLSTIRDSKGIDISAACGQLKEKTVNELSN